ATTATCAATCACCTTTGTTGGAGGTATGCGATCTTCGCCGATAACAACTGGTGCTGGTAGCTCTTGGTTAGATGCTTCAACTGTTACATCTGTTGCTTTAATTTCAGTCGTTAAAAGATCCTTCGCGTCAGCATAACCCATAGGTTTAAATTCTTCCACTTCACCTGTCACTGAAACGAGGTCACCAACTTCAACATTTGTGCCTTTAATATAAACGTAGATTCCTTCTGATGTACGTACATCATCATCTGCTTCAGGTGATTCCATGAAGAATCCTCTTGAACCATCTACATGTGTAACAATACCTTTTACATTCTTTACAACTTGTCCATCATATAAAGAAACATGTCCAACACCTTGGATATCATGAATATCTAGAGAGTCAAGTGCTAAAATCGTTTGGTAGTCAAACGTTGACACTTTACTCGTTTCTCCGTCTTTTACGACAATTGCTTTAAGTGTTGTATCTTCTGTGATTTCAATCGGAGTGTTGTAAACAATACTATCAGTTGTTGGTTCCGTACCATCTACTGTATAGTAAATCACACCGTCTTCAACTAATGTTGAAAGTTCAACTGTTGATCCAACTTCAATTGCACCTGATGCTGGGTTCGCCATCACTGAGAATGTATCTTCGATAATATCTAGAGCAGAACGAGGTGTAAGCTTATACTCACTGTAGTTATAGTCGATTACTCCCGTAATTGCATCATACGTTTTGCCTACTTCTAGTAAACTACGATCTTGTGGACGTAACTTAAACTCACCATTTGCATCCATACCTGTGAAGTTTCCGTTACTATCTAAATCAGTAATCGTTACATTTTTAACTTTAACTAGTTCAGCTTCTACCGCTTCACCTGTCTCACTAGTTAAATCTGAAGAAGTAATGACTTTTGGCTCCGGTACAGTTTCATTTTCTACTAGTACATTGATAGCATCAACTTCTAGCTGAGCCATATCAAAATACTGATTCAATGAACCTTCTGCAGAAATGCGGTCACCTACATTTGCGTTGATATCACCACGTACGACAATACCACCTGTTTCATCTTCAACAAATAGGTTTGTTTGTCCACCAGTTTCAATTGATGCAGTGACAATACCCTCAACCTTCGCTTCACTACCTACTTCAAGATTTCGAACATCTGTGATAGATGTAACTTCAAGAGGTTTTTTTACAGTATACGTAAATGAACCTACATTACTAGCATCCAATCCCTCTTTTACTGCAATCGCTTTAATTGTTACATCTTCACTTACAGTAATTGGAGCTTCATATAATGTGCTCTCTTCTGTTGGTTCTGAACCATCTGTCGTATAATAAATAGATGCATCATCAGTTGAAGTTGATAATACAATTTCTGTACCTTCTGTAACTTCTCCTGAACCAATTGAAGCTTTTACTTTCGAAGCTTGTGTAACTTCACCATCAAAGCTTGTCCAACTAATGTTATCGATTACAATTTGTTTCTCTGTTACGTTAACGAGTTTGATTTCAACCTCACCAGCAATATCTAAATTATCTACCGAGAAGTTGTGAACATCCGTATCATCAAATGCTTCAGATGTTCCTTTTAATTCACCATTAATATATAATTCGACTTGACGATTACCGCTTCCAGTAAAACCTTTCTTCAAATCTACTGAAAATGAACTAATACCATCTTCAATTAGACCAGAAGTGATACTACTAGTGTCACTACTACGGCGTAGCATAACTCCTTTACCATCAATCGGATAGTCACCTTCATCACGCGAAGCAACATATGACCATGTTACCTCATCATTTCCTTCAAATAAGTTTGTTGAATAGCTTCCTGTTGCATTCGAATTATCAAACGTTTCTACATACGTTTCAGCAGCAAACGATTGAGAAATAACACCTGCATTAAACAAATTAAACACTAGCAAACCTGATAATGCTAGGCTTGTGCGCTTTTTAGTTAACTTAGACACTTGCATTCTCCTCTCTCGACCATTTTATGAACGCGCTTACAAGCGAAGTAATAGAATATGCAAGATGTCTGATGTATGACGTCTTGCGCTTACTTCTCTTACATTATAACAGGAATTATATGAGTATAAAATCGTATTTTCTGATGTAAATTATGGTACTATAGGATGAATTAATCCAATAGTGTACACTTGCACCTACTATGTAATTTCATCGTATATTCTTGTTTAACAATAAAACTTATTTTACTCACACCACAAACTGGAAGATGTCTTACTCTTCAACAGCAGTCCACTATATTTATTTGATTTTAATTATTGACTTCCCTTATTTATTCATACACTACTACAATTAAGAAATAAGATTTGATTAATAAGAGCAAACATTAATTACGACTGTGTTCTCCATCACTATTGCTATGAAATAGAAAATTTCTTTTAAGGTGCACTAATTGGGTCTATTATTCATAGGTTAGTTACTAATAAATTATTTCTAATGTAATCAGAAACGATTCATGATGGCTAGTGCTCTTTGACGTGATACCTGGAATATCTCTTTATATACGACTATGTAGTATTATATAAATTTTACAAGCACTTCTATTATAAGGAATAGCACCTACTTCAGTGATGGCAATGCTCAGTAGCTGATCAGAAGCAAGTATTCCAGAAGTTCTCTTTTAAATCAATCTAAAAAAAGAACGCATTTTTCATTTTAAAAAATGCGTTCTTTCCTTATTATATATAAAACAATTATTAGAAACTCAACTTATTACAATCAAATTATATGATTACTTCAATCACATATTTTTTACCCATAACATCATTCTTCCACTTGAACTTCAAATTCCTTCACATAAACCGCACTGCCTGTTATCTCCACTTCGTAATCATTTTCTTGTTTAGAAACAGCCACCTTCACTTGCCCTTTCTTGCCAATTTCATGTCCCTGCTCAACGAGTAAATTCAATTTCTCATCATCATTGTTGTTAATATATGTAGCATAATATGCACCTAATACGCCTGATGCTGTACCTGTTACAGGATCTTCAACCGTACCAGAATAAGGTGATGAAAAATGTCTTGCATGCATATCAGCTGTCTCATCATCAGTTTCTAAACAAAAAGGATGAATGGACGCATTAGGCATCTCTTTCAAAATACTTGGAAATAATTTGTTATTTGGTTCCATTCTCTTGAAAGCACTAAGTTCTTTTATTGGAATGACTAACGTCCAAGTACCTGTACTACCGTATACAATCGGTAAATCTAAATCAAGATCATCTTTCATTAGACCGATTGACTTAGCTAGTTCGTCAATCGCTTCATTAAATTGTTCAAACTTAGGATTAGCCTGTTTCATCGTAATATTTATATGTTCATCATCTTTACGGTCTAACTTAATTGGTAAAATCCCAGCTCGTGTCTCAATTGTAATTTCTTCCTTATTTAATATCCCTTTAGATGCTAAAGCATAGATTGTAGAAACTGTCCCATGCCCACATAGACTCATCTCATGTCCTGGTGTAAAATATCGTAACCTAATATCAGCAACATCTGATTTAACAGGGAAAGTCGTTTCATTGAATCCTACTTTCAATGCTATTTCTTGCATTTGCTTATCTGTGAGACTATCCGTATTTAATACAACACCCGCTGGATTTCCTTTATTCGGCTCGTTACTAAATGCATCATAGTGAAATACGTTAACAGATTTCATTTAAGTTTCCCCCTTATCGGAATGCTCACCATACTTTGAAAAATAACGTTAAATGAACTTCAAATTTTTAATTTTTATTTTTCTACTTAAAATTTACCGATTTTAAATTTAGCATCTTTTCAATCACTTTAGGTGTAGAATCAAACATATTATTACGTAAATCTAATGTTCTTAACTTTTTCAGTTGTGTAAACTCATCAGGTAACGAATGCAAACGAGTATAGTTAATAGACAAATGTTCCAAATTAGATAATAATCCGATCTCAGGTGGTAATTCACAAAGTGAAACATCCTCTTTCTTAATTACTGTTTGACCAGATTGAAGCTCAAAATAACTACCACAGTATACTTGCAAATACTTCAAATTTTTAAGATTGCTAATCTTTGCTGGAATTTCTTCTAAATCCTCTGTCCAGATGATTAACTCTTCTAGCTGTTGTAAGTTAAATAGGCCTAGTGGTAAATGATTAATATTATGTTCAAATAGTTTAAGCTTCTTTAATGAAGTCATATGAAATAACTTATCTGGTAACTGATCAATCTCATGCCTCGAAATATGAAGTTCTTCTACTTTATGACGATAGGCATCATCTATAAATCTCTCAAAATCAGCATTAAAGTTTCCTTTAAGAAACACACCTTCAATCTCAGATGAGATCATCTCTGCCTGTTCTTCACTAACATTAATTTTCCTAATCTGCTCGTGCGCGATGTTAATTAGCCATTCCTGACCTTCTGAATCAAGAAAACTTAAATCTTCTGGTAAATGAGGATGTTGCCAATCTCCTAATCGATTCGCAACTGATTTCAAAACTTTTGCACTTTCTTCAGTACAATCGTAGAAATAAATCGTACCTTCATATGAATATGCTACACTTAATTGTTCCATTAATTTATGACACCGCTCTGTTCTCACTAAAAAAGGAGCTAATTGACTAAACACTTCATCACAAGACTTATGTGTAAGCATATCCTCTCGAATTACAATCATAAACTGAGCAGTATGTTCAATCGCATAATCAATTAACCTTCTATATGCACTTCCATGTGGATCATTATACATTTGAATCATCTAGTTTATACCTTTCTTCATTAAGAATACAAAATTCTCATTTATAATTTTTACAATATTAACACATTTAAAGTTAAAAGTCCCTGTTATCACGTGTCACTTGATTTCAATTTCTGTAGAGGGATCAAATACAATAATAGTAAACAACCAAGTACGATATAGGCTATCTTGAGTCCAACTGCTGCAGCGGTAACACTTGCAACTATTGGCCCTATCATCATCCCGAATGAATAAGCTGTATTATAAGTAGCAAACGTAACACCTTGAGATGTGTAACCTGCTTCATGAGTAATATCAGCTAACATAGGTAGTGCTGGTGTTAAAATCATTCCGAGACTAATACCTAACAATGCGAGTGTAATAACCTGAGCTCCTATTACTGTTGGTAGTGCATTTAGTGGCAATGCAATAGCCGCTAACACAATTCCGAACACAATTGTTTTTACATATCCATAACGAGTAGACAAAGCACCAATTAGTGGTGCAAACAATCCATATGTTAAAGTAACAATAACAAACAATAACCCAATTACTCCCGGTGAAGCATTCAAATTTTCATTCATATGAATTGGCAAAGTTGGCTCTATGCTCGCAAAGACTGATGAACCAACAATAGCAACTCCAGCAATCATTAACACTTTTTTATCACGTAAAACTTTAAATGGCGAACTGAAACTTTCTGACTTAATTTCTGGTACATGCCTCAAAAATATAAAGCTCATGAACGCAACAAATAGAGCAATTGCAGCTGCACTGAAAAAAGGCAATCTGTATCCACCTAGTTCAAATAGCCACCCTCCAAATGGTGGTCCAAGCAATACTCCACCTGCTTGACCTGACATGACTATCCCCATTACTTTTCCTCGTTCCTCTTTTGGAAAAACTTCTGCAAGTAGCGCTAGCCCTGCTGTCCATGGGATAGCTGCGGCTACTCCTTGTAAAGAGCGAGCAATTAACAGAAATATGAAATTAGATGCGAATGCAAATATAAGTGTTGTAAGAGAAAGACCGAGAAGCCCACATACGATATGATATGCTCCCCCATAGGTAGACAGATTTAAAAATATAAATCTGGCTGCTTATGGGGGAGTATTTATTATGTCCAAAAGATCTTACTCTGTAGAAGAGAAATACGA
The sequence above is a segment of the Bacillus solimangrovi genome. Coding sequences within it:
- a CDS encoding chitobiase/beta-hexosaminidase C-terminal domain-containing protein, translating into MSKLTKKRTSLALSGLLVFNLFNAGVISQSFAAETYVETFDNSNATGSYSTNLFEGNDEVTWSYVASRDEGDYPIDGKGVMLRRSSDTSSITSGLIEDGISSFSVDLKKGFTGSGNRQVELYINGELKGTSEAFDDTDVHNFSVDNLDIAGEVEIKLVNVTEKQIVIDNISWTSFDGEVTQASKVKASIGSGEVTEGTEIVLSTSTDDASIYYTTDGSEPTEESTLYEAPITVSEDVTIKAIAVKEGLDASNVGSFTYTVKKPLEVTSITDVRNLEVGSEAKVEGIVTASIETGGQTNLFVEDETGGIVVRGDINANVGDRISAEGSLNQYFDMAQLEVDAINVLVENETVPEPKVITSSDLTSETGEAVEAELVKVKNVTITDLDSNGNFTGMDANGEFKLRPQDRSLLEVGKTYDAITGVIDYNYSEYKLTPRSALDIIEDTFSVMANPASGAIEVGSTVELSTLVEDGVIYYTVDGTEPTTDSIVYNTPIEITEDTTLKAIVVKDGETSKVSTFDYQTILALDSLDIHDIQGVGHVSLYDGQVVKNVKGIVTHVDGSRGFFMESPEADDDVRTSEGIYVYIKGTNVEVGDLVSVTGEVEEFKPMGYADAKDLLTTEIKATDVTVEASNQELPAPVVIGEDRIPPTKVIDNDAFAQFDPEEDGIDFYESLEGMRIVLNDATVVGHPKYEEVPVVVESTVDSLRTEAGGVIITPEDDNPERITVKIGKDMDLKTGDKFDGSITGIVTYDYSMFKLEMTEDLPAVIDSGLERPVTDIEKAEDKLTVASYNIENFSAETDHEKVEKIAQSIIENLKTPDVVGLIEVQDNDGPTDSGSSDASKSYETLIAAIEAAGGPTYHYTDIAPVYNEDGGQPGGNIRVGYIYNPERVSLVDKPAGDATTAVGYDENGLTLNPGRIDPTNEAFSNSRKSLAAEFEFNGERVVVIANHLNSKRGDGAAYGSEQPVVLGSVPSRIEKAKVLNGFINDALAVNPDANIVVLGDMNDFEFAESMITLKGNVLTNMIEELPANERYTYIYQGNSQVLDHILVTNNVADNTEVDIVNINTDFTEASGAASDHDPILIQMDLTKTPDDNGDGESTDIESVIADFKAGDASAQELATELAELVMSEEIQPSEAKSLISKVVLDGVTDKKTIKHVNTSVNHIERDLAKMITEVNKHGESKLSKYVDKVENELEKILKRL
- a CDS encoding PhzF family phenazine biosynthesis protein, with protein sequence MKSVNVFHYDAFSNEPNKGNPAGVVLNTDSLTDKQMQEIALKVGFNETTFPVKSDVADIRLRYFTPGHEMSLCGHGTVSTIYALASKGILNKEEITIETRAGILPIKLDRKDDEHINITMKQANPKFEQFNEAIDELAKSIGLMKDDLDLDLPIVYGSTGTWTLVIPIKELSAFKRMEPNNKLFPSILKEMPNASIHPFCLETDDETADMHARHFSSPYSGTVEDPVTGTASGVLGAYYATYINNNDDEKLNLLVEQGHEIGKKGQVKVAVSKQENDYEVEITGSAVYVKEFEVQVEE
- a CDS encoding leucine-rich repeat domain-containing protein, coding for MIQMYNDPHGSAYRRLIDYAIEHTAQFMIVIREDMLTHKSCDEVFSQLAPFLVRTERCHKLMEQLSVAYSYEGTIYFYDCTEESAKVLKSVANRLGDWQHPHLPEDLSFLDSEGQEWLINIAHEQIRKINVSEEQAEMISSEIEGVFLKGNFNADFERFIDDAYRHKVEELHISRHEIDQLPDKLFHMTSLKKLKLFEHNINHLPLGLFNLQQLEELIIWTEDLEEIPAKISNLKNLKYLQVYCGSYFELQSGQTVIKKEDVSLCELPPEIGLLSNLEHLSINYTRLHSLPDEFTQLKKLRTLDLRNNMFDSTPKVIEKMLNLKSVNFK
- a CDS encoding MFS transporter, with the translated sequence MFLNLSTYGGAYHIVCGLLGLSLTTLIFAFASNFIFLLIARSLQGVAAAIPWTAGLALLAEVFPKEERGKVMGIVMSGQAGGVLLGPPFGGWLFELGGYRLPFFSAAAIALFVAFMSFIFLRHVPEIKSESFSSPFKVLRDKKVLMIAGVAIVGSSVFASIEPTLPIHMNENLNASPGVIGLLFVIVTLTYGLFAPLIGALSTRYGYVKTIVFGIVLAAIALPLNALPTVIGAQVITLALLGISLGMILTPALPMLADITHEAGYTSQGVTFATYNTAYSFGMMIGPIVASVTAAAVGLKIAYIVLGCLLLLYLIPLQKLKSSDT